From a region of the Haematobia irritans isolate KBUSLIRL chromosome 4, ASM5000362v1, whole genome shotgun sequence genome:
- the LOC142235893 gene encoding pupal cuticle protein Edg-78E-like: MKITIFLIVLACIALCRARLRDRIAKTRRYINNAPDTKGNYYYAFDTTNNIQVQAAGNPLGVAGSVGYVSPEGKVISLTYTADNEGYHPVGDHLPTPHPLPDYIKRSLEYIRSHPPKPKKTSKKQLKKSASRRKNVSLRGKRRKAKH, encoded by the exons atgaaaatt ACCATTTTCTTGATTGTCCTAGCCTGTATTGCTCTATGCCGAGCAAGACTTCGTGATAGGATAGCCAAAACCAGACGATATATTAATAATGCTCCCGATACCAAGGGTAATTATTACTACGCTTTTGATACCACAAATAATATTCAAGTTCAAGCTGCTGGTAATCCTCTTGGAGTTGCGGGATCTGTTGGCTATGTTTCACCTGAAGGTAAAGTCATATCTCTAACCTATACAGCTGATAATGAAGGATATCATCCCGTTGGAGACCATTTACCCACACCACATCCATTGCCTGATTATATTAAACGGTCCTTGGAATATATTCGTTCTCATCCTCCTAAACCGAAGAAGACTAGTAAGAAGCAATtgaaaaaatctgcttcacgtcGTAAGAATGTTAGCTTAAGGGGAAAGAGAAGAAAGGCAAAACATTAG
- the LOC142236227 gene encoding pupal cuticle protein Edg-78E-like — protein MRFLTCLVLFALACIVYCENIDKNAEIQSLTNEVADPEGNYHYAFETSNGIQAQEAGNPHGATGSYSYISPEGEHISLTYTADEEGYHPVGDHLPTPPPIPADILRSLEYIRAHPPANLESKK, from the exons ATGAGATTT ttaACTTGCTTGGTCCTCTTTGCCTTGGCTTGCATTGTTTACTGTGAAAATATCGATAAGAATGCTGAAATTCAATCATTGACCAATGAAGTAGCCGATCCTGAGGGTAATTATCATTATGCATTTGAAACCTCAAATGGTATACAGGCCCAGGAGGCAGGAAACCCACATGGCGCTACAGGATCTTATAGTTACATCTCACCTGAAGGTGAACATATTTCCTTAACCTATACAGCCGATGAAGAGGGCTATCATCCTGTTGGTGATCATTTACCCACACCACCACCAATACCTGCTGATATTCTACGTTCTTTGGAATATATTCGTGCCCATCCACCAGCCAATTTAGAGAGTAAGAAGTAA